Proteins from a genomic interval of Phlebotomus papatasi isolate M1 chromosome 3, Ppap_2.1, whole genome shotgun sequence:
- the LOC129806859 gene encoding replication termination factor 2: MGCDGGTIPRRDELVRTKKKPEQKDKEAEMQFKWRHCALTQQPLQEPVVMCGLGRLYSKQSVIEHLLEKDKMPESASHIKSLKDIKQLTLTPNPTFTDADKQEGLLDVRSAPYICKLIGLEMSGKFRFVALWGCGCVFSERALKEIRSSVCSLCQTPFTEADVVVLNGSDEDVDAMRVKMEARVARRKAEKREKEGKKAKKAIEVPEAGPSSTKMVESKLPEVKPTTSKIVKELKRTNDEKLTDPAFQKAKKSYSVASDPKASDVYKSIFTTHRSEQEQNRAHWVTYNPFYN; the protein is encoded by the exons ATGGGTTGCGATGGTGGAACAATCCCTAGGAGGGATGAATTGGTGAGGACAAAGAAGAAACCTGAACAG AAAGACAAGGAGGCAGAGATGCAGTTTAAATGGAGACACTGTGCCCTGACGCAACAGCCTCTGCAGGAGCCAGTGGTGATGTGTGGCCTGGGCAGGCTGTACTCCAAGCAGAGTGTCATTGAGCATTTGCTTGAGAAGGACAAGATGCCAGAGTCTGCGAGTCATATCAAGAGTCTGAAGGACATTAAGCAATTGACATTGACGCCCAATCCCACATTCACGGATGCTGATAAGCAGGAGGGTTTGCTGGATGTCAGGAGTGCTCCGTACATTTGCAAATTGATTGGGCTGGAAATGAGTGGGAAGTTCAGGTTTGTGGCACTTTGGGGATGTGGATGTGTGTTTTCTGAGAGGGCTCTCAAGGAGATCAGGAGCAGTGTGTGCTCTCTGTGTCAGACGCCGTTTACTGAAGCTGATGTCGTTGTGCTGAATGGATCGGATGAGGATGTTGATGCCATGAGGGTGAAGATGGAGGCTAGAGTGGCCAGGAGGAAGGCTGAGAAGAGAGAGAAGGAGGGTAAGAAGGCCAAAAAGGCAATTGAAGTCCCCGAAGCTGGGCCATCGTCCACCAAAATGGTCGAAAGCAAACTCCCGGAAGTCAAACCAACAACCAGCAAAATTGTCAAGGAACTCAAGAGGACCAATGACGAGAAGCTCACTGATCCCGCCTTCCAGAAGGCCAAGAAATCCTACAGTGTGGCAAGTGATCCAAAAGCCAGTGATGTCTACAAGTCCATCTTCACGACGCATCGAAGTGAACAGGAACAGAATCGAGCTCATTGGGTCACCTACAATCCCTTCTACAACTGA